The segment AAACTTGCATTATTCAATATGAGATTAATGATTGTTTACCTTTACAATACTTTCCACAGAAGTTATTTGAAATATGCTTAAACACTTAAAAACTATATTTTCCAATGAAAACAAGGCAACGTTCTGTAATAAGCCACAAGTTTTATTGCAACGTGGCCAGTTTTTGATCTCAAAGAACAATGTTCCATTTAAGGCTCTTTTTAATACAGAAATTGCCACCATGACTGATGTTTTACAAAACTTTAGTGTTTCAAGACTCATATGGTAAACAGATAACTTCTACTCCTGTTCAGTAGTGTACATTCAATGGAAAACGAAAGGCATCATAACAGCTACTTCATTTATAAAGATATGCATGTAACAGGAATGAAACTGAGGTACTACAATAATTTGATGACACAGTTACAGCAACTTAATTGGCATTCCTTGGGGAGGGGGCGGGTCAAACATATTACAAAAAAGTGCTTTAAATGCATAGTGTTGTGTGCTGCCATGTCACAAAAATAGGCTTGTCAAGGCAGGTGAGGTGTATGAATGCACAAGAGCCTCATGGAACTGCAATCAAGTGCAACTGTAAGTAATACTGTAGAGAGTCTACCATCCGACCAGTGGACAATACTTTCAAGGCATTCGATTAGCTTACCCTTTGCTGTCTGCTAGACTATTTACATTAACTATCACATTCATTGAACATGTTGCAAGGAATGCCTGCAACGTCAGTTTTGGCCAAGAGGATGACGTGAAAGCATTCCTTGGATCCTACATAAAACTACCAGGATCAAACAGTCTAATGGCAATCACTGGTAGACTGCTTAACAATGACATCTCCTTCAGGGTGGTGGGGAAGGGGCTTATTTTTttgaggaggggaggggatggggagacTAATACTATTCCAATTGAACGAGCTGCAGAAATGGAAGCTCCTTAGATCCAGATGGCACTTGTCTGTCTTTTTATAAGGGTTTTCCTTCAAGTGAAACTACCACGTTGCCTCCCAATTTCTCTCCAAGTGTTGAACGGTCCTTAATATCATCCAAACCATTTACTTGCCACTCATGTTTAATACCTGAAAGACAGATGGACAACAATGTACTTGTGAGAACCTCAACATCTAAATGGCACAGTGGTTAAcgagaaaaacatttttaggtCCATACctgtaaatttctttttaatggcaTCTTTAGAGCTTGCGTAGATCATCTTGCTTTTTAAAGGTGCACTTTCAGGAgccctttaaagaaaaaagccaacaacAAACAGTTACTAAGTCATCCAGTGGTAGCTCCAGAATATTCATTTTTGACAGCAAGCTTTACTTTCACACACCAGAATATAAATACCAGGTCTTCTTTCTTAGATTCCTTTGTCTCGTATGTGGCATCGTACAAAGCGTATCGGCAATCATTCAAAGGTAGCAACTTCACAAAGGCTGTGTAGGGGTCCTCCACAGTATCACCAATGTCACCAACCAATATCTGCTTTGCCTCCTCTacaattatttgttttttgtcaTCACTTAAGCAGAAGAGAacagctttctttctttttttaatctcttctgGGGTTGAAGATTTCCTTACTTTCATGTCATTAAAAACCTTTATGACTTCATCATTCACTGTTACTCCAGAAGCCTGTAAAATGAGATCAAAGGAATAatttaaacagcaaaaattaaCACTCACCAGAAGACGATGATAGCCCACAGTGCTAGATAAAGAAGTCTGCCTGCCCCTGTAAGAATAAAAATACTATACTCGACCTGAACACACTATGAATTTAGTAATATTGGTAGGACTGGAGCAGAGGATACAAAGGAGGCGTGAATTCAGTAGTTTCTTGTTGTGGATCGCAGCATTTTCAGCTCAGCAGTTCTGGGTAGCAGTTTCATACAAATAGTCACACAACTGTACTGCTCAAACAGTTTTCCTTTACCTTATCATGCATTTGGCTTatttgggggggaggggaagaggCAGTGATGGGGGGGTAGGAACTGAAGACAGGAGAGGAGTTTGTAATTTTCGGTTGGGATAGGAGGgggtggggttttggtggatagatttttgttggctttttttttttctagtagaGCAAACActacagcagcagctcacatccaGCACTGTCATGATTCTCATTTTGTTGCGTGAGGTAAGGCTCTacaagcagcagaaatgctttCTGCATTGTGTCAGCTTCAACACCGCGCCTTAAGAACTCCCGAATTTTACTTCATACTGCTGCGGGAGTATTGTTTGACTGCTCTTCGTTCATATAAAAATACCGATTACAACTGTACAGCTCCCCATCAGGCTCGCAAGCCGCTCAAAATAAGAGCctaaaacagcaagaaaacaaaacaccgGCAGGGCAAACGGGCAGCTCcaggcaaaatgaaaataatttagcaaACCCCGCTGCGAGTGAGCAACCGAGCTCAGCCCATCTGCAGCGCCCTTGCTCTCGGTCCAGCAATTACATCTGCCGAGGCAGCGCTGCCAGCGCAGGCTGccggggagggaaggcaggtGCTCGCAGGGAGCCGCCGGCTTTGTCCCCGGGGGCAAAGCCGCGGGCCCCTCTCCCAGCTTTGTTCACGGGGCCGGTGGAGCCCCGCCGCCCCGCACCCCCCGTCCCTGCGCGCCGGCACCCCCGCCCTGCCCCAGCGCTCCCCCGCGGCCGCTCCCGGGTGCCCCTCGGGCCCGGGCACCGGGCGGCTCCTCGGGAGGAGTGCGGGACCCCTCTCTCCGCGCCCACCGCCCCTCACCGCCCCGTCGGGCACTCGCACGCCCGGGCGGTGCCGCAGGGAGCGCtgcgccgcccgcccggccaGGCCCCAGGCCCCAGGGCCCGGtcccggccccagccccagccccgccgcccgcagctgccccgcggccgctcccgcGTCCTCTTCCCCCCGCACCCGGCTAAAATTAGACTAAAATGGCCGCCGGAggccgcggggccgcgccgggccgggcctgcTCCGCTCAGGCTCGCTCGGCTCCGCCGGGCCGCGCCAGCCGCCCGCACCGCCCTCCCCGCCCGTCCACGCCGTGCCGCGCCGCGCCGCCCTTACCATGGCGCCGGgtcccggggcggcggcggctgcctGCGGTGCGGGGCTGCTGCACGCAGAGAGCGCTGCGCTGCGCTGGGGGCGAGGCGGGCGGGGACTCGGCCGGGCGGGGGATGAGCCGCAGCGGCCGGGGAGGGCCGGTCACATGGGCCGCGCCGCCACCACGTGCCGCCGCCGGGCCGCGCTGGGCCGGCCCCCGCGGGGAAGGGCCCGCAGGCGGCGGGACCCGCCCGACCGAGGCAGCGCCGACGCCGGACTGCGGGTGCCTGGCCtgggccccgcagccccgggcggCCCCTTCAGCGGGCCCCGGCAGCGGCCGGCTGGCTGCGAGGGGGCGAGGCGGCCCCTCGGCTGGGCCCGGAGCAGCAGCGTCAGGCCGGGGCACGATGGCGGCGCGGCCGCTCGGAGCCAGCCAccctgcccgccctgcccggcGCCGCTCCCCGGGCCGAGgcgctctgtgctgctctgaggggTTTGCCCCCTGCTCACGGCTCGTGGCCCGGCgctgccaggctgccccagcaggcGGCACAGGCGGCATTGTGCCGCTGCCGTGTGCCACGCCGCCCTGTCCCCGCGGGAAGGGGATCTGTGCTGCGGCTGCCCcgggctgtgcagggaagggccctgggcacacagggaccCGGCACAAAGAGTGCTCTTTCTGCCGtcttggcagagctgctcagacaGTGGGGCGGGACACAGCACGTAGGGCGGAAGGTGCATTAAAAGATGAGAAAATGACTTACAGGAAAACAAGGAAGGACAGCTTTCCCGACAGTGTTTTACTGTTCCATACTGAGCTGGACAGGGCTTCAGGCACAGGGCAACAAACACAGCATTTTATCTCTAGCCCATCCAAGTGGACAAGAGGATTCTCAGTCCTGTGTGACTCTTCACCCTGAACTGGTGTGTTTGAAAACCAAGGAATCCTAAACACTGAGGACCTCAAGGAGCTGTACCTGTGAGCCTCCAGCCTGCGTTGTGACCAGCCAGCTCTCTCCCCCGAACACTTGAACCGACAAGCCAGTGTTTGTCAGCACGTGTGAATGTGTATTAGATTCCTCTATGTGTTTTAGATACATATATATTCGTATATTCATACTGCATTGTGTGAGGGATGTGTTGACATTTCTCCCCCCATTCTCCATTACTATACATTACCTTGTTGATCAGCTGAGACACTATGTTTCCAATATCCTTTTTGCGTTACAGCCGGCCCTCTGGGTATATCCTGCCCTCTGGATGCAGAATTCAAGACTGATTTGCATAATCAATATTCAAAATTTGATTCATCAGCCTTGAAATCACTAATCCGGAGCTGTATTTACCCCTCAGCTCCTTACAGCCACACATTCCAGActtcctgctgccactgagcTCTGTTTGACtcaagtcttttttttccagatgactCGGTTACTTTTACTGCCTGTGTAAGTACCAGCAATGTGGGACTCAGGAAGGAGTACCTTTATTGTATATTTGGCAAGCAGGTGTAGCTGTGCTCATGTGCACTACATCCTCTGGTGCTGCTGACCACGCTTGCTGCCATGGGCTCAGCAAACTTCTAACATGTGCACAGGAGCAGGAATCTGCTGTGTGTGAGTGCCCTAGTCTCATGTCCTGGCCGAGCACCCTCAGCCACCTACATGGTGTTCCAGGCTCCTAAAATGAAAAGTGTGGAGTTACCAGCTCCAGAGTTGTGTGGCTGGATAGGTGCTCCAGGGATGACAACTGCAAAACTGTGCATGACTCACCCTCTGTTTTTAACACCATGGAAACTGAATAATGAATCAGGAGTGCTTGATACTCTCTTCACCTCACAAGGTGCATACTTGAGGTACCCAGGCACCaagggctgctgcttctgctgctgcacatcACTGACTGATACTTGGCAGTCACCAGAGTACAGaagcagcacaggctgaagGAGTGTGACTTTACAGAAATCTCTGACACAGAAATGAGTTTGCCAGAATTTGAGAGCATTTCTTAAAGGTGAAAAACAGGTCACAGGTAAACAGAAAGGGGTTTCTCATTttcaaggaaattaattttgaacTCCCGGTGACTGCAGTGATCAGAGAAGGAATTTGTGACAGAGCCCACTGGTGAACTTTGGAGGCCACGGAAATGGCCAGTATCCAGCCAAAAGCAGTAATGACCAAGCAAATCTTACTGCTGAAGCACACTCAGACAAAGCTGGTTCCTCACTTCGGCATCTCACTGCATTGGGAAGCATCAAGTTTCACTACCCCTGTGCCACAAGACCTGCATCCCACCAGGCACCACCGAAATAGCCCAATGATTcagagagcccagcagcagcagcagcagcagcactaaaAGCTTTGTGAATGATACCCTCTGTGGAGCACATGCCTCTGAGGAAGCCCTCCAAGGCTCCCTTCACCCTCTGTGGATGGAAGCAATGACTCACCGTGGAGCAGGAGGCACTCTTTGTTTGGATTCAGCTCCTGGGTGCTCATTAGTGAGAAATCGACTAAGCTGCCTTATGCACTGAAGCTCTTTGGTATCACAGTCTTTTCCTTTAGTGCTCTGTGCATcctatttgtttttctgtggtCCTCGCTGAGCTCAGTGTTACCACTTCAGCTTCATTTCCCATGGAAGCAAGGCCTCTGCTTGGCCTCCTCAGGCATCCCCTCTCTGACTTGGGCTAGTCCTTGTCTCAGTGACTTTTTGACTTGTTAGCTTGTTTGAGTTAAGTCTGACACAAGAATAGAGGTCACAAAAGTAATTAAGATCCATAATTAAgtaattaaattttataaaataatctcATAATTCTTTGAGATAGAAGAAAGTGAGGCTATATGTCTACCAGTCCAATTCAGGAACCTGTTGGTTTCTGCTAGGGGCATTGGAGCTGTTACGGTGTAGCCAGATTACCTTCAAGaggacagagcagagggaaaggaaaagcagagaaacttGCATAGATGCACACTGAAATGACAGAGAGTCTTAATACCATTCAGTTCAAAAAATCAACCTGTCAAGGAAGAGAAATCCATAGGAAACTGCATCTGATGTGATCTTTTGCTCAGGacacttctttttctcctttgctgtCCTGTGTACCTCTGCAAAATACCGAGTTTCCCTCTAacaattctgtattttcagtggGAGTGCAAAGAAAGCCAGACAAAGTCTAACTTTTGGTAATGTAAGAGAGCATTAGAGAAAAGCTGTGAAATGCTAACACtgagtttttcagtttttctctttccttacaTTGCAGATAcattcctcaaaaaaaacccaaaaaacctccccaaaaacaaaaaccaaccccccccaaaaaaaccccacaaacaaacaaaaaaccaccccaaaacaaacaaacaaacaaaaaaccacaagcaAAAAAACAACAGTAAATATATTTGTCTCTTAAGTTGTGGATCCTGGCACGATTTTGCTGCAAGTTAGGAAGACCTGCAGTGCCTCCCTGTGAGCTAATTCCGGAGCCTGAAGCGAGGGGCAGTGTGCGTGTGCTGGTGTGAGGCACGGATCCGCAGCCAGCCCCATCAGGGCAGCTCCAGACTCCACTATCCCTTTCCCACGGGTCACTTGTGCAGGTTTAAGCGGCCTCGTCCAGCGGAGCGGTCCCCGAATCCCCCTCGGGCGCCTCGAGCTCTCAGCGCACCGGGCGgggcagcggctcctgccgggggCCGGTCCCGCCCGGGGCTCTgcccgcggcggggcgggcgcgccGAGCCCCTTGCGTCACCCTCACCGGGAGCCGCGGCCGCCCGTGCCAGGAATTCCCGGGCTGAGTCACGGCCCGgctgctcccgccgccgccgcctcgcaGCCCCggcctgccagctgctgccccagggctgggagcgctGCCCGCCTTGCCGCCGCCTTGCCCGGGGCTCCCGGAGCCTTTGCCGCCGCCCCGCTGGCTGCGGCGCGGGGATGCGCCGGGAGGGGCGGCGAGCGCGGTCCCGGGGCGGCGATGCCGGCCTGAGCGCTGCGATGCCTCACTTGGGTTAAGCAGCCTCTTCCCCTGCCAGGTGGGGAAGGCCCTTTCCAGCCCGTGCAGGGATGCGGCCGAGGAAAAgctcctttttcccctcctcgCTTGTAAAGCTCGTCAGCCATCCGCGTTCCCTGGACGAGCTGACCTGATGCCGTATGCCggaagggcaggcaggaggaggcagcagggagcgGCACCAGCGTAAGCCCAGCAAGGATGCTTGAGGAGCAGCAGCCGCATGTTTTTCGGGGCAGGGTGGAATTCCCCCTCTCACACGTGTCACTGAATCACAACGCCGGGCAGCCACGGGCCTGTCAATGGACAGCAAAAGAgagatttaattaaaatgttatgTCTTGTAATGACGTCGTGTTAGGGATGGTAtttaaacacagcaaaaaaaggaaataaaaattcgTCTTGTGagagaaacatgaaaaataatggcagaacagaacaaaaaattcCTCTACAGTTTAAAATACAGGGAAACTTCGCTCAGCCTtattaataaaaacagaagacaaaaacGAGCACATATTCGACTTTTACAAGGGTTTACACATTTGTAGCACTAGAAGAAATTGCTACTTTTATCCTGCTAGCCTTTGTAATTCCCTATGCCCTACAAAATGTGTCTCCAACTGCTGCAGTGCCCTTTTGCTAGGCACATGCATAAACAGCACTCAGCAATTTTTACAGTTTCCCCATGTCTTACAAAATAAGCGATAGTCCATATGCTGGCAGTCTCCAAGTTTCTATCCTCAAGCTTAGAAAGTCAAATTCTGGTGCCTCTTATGCTAGGATTTTAGTAGACTTACCACAGCACAGAAGCAgaagtttttgtttctttttgaaatCAGAAGAGAGATAAAAGTGTGATTTCTTTCCTTACTCTGTATTGTGGCTCAACTGTTGGTTCTTTGCTCACAagattatattaattatattctattacatattatattatatttagtATCTAAATATAATAGATCTTACACAAAGAAGGAGTAAGGACAGCAGTAGTGTTACTGAAGTTCACATCTACAATTCTCTTAGCAGTGAGTTCATCTTGTTTATGTTTCTGAAAACCTGTTGAGCCACAGAGCAGTGACTCCTCTCAGCAGACAAGCATGACAGCTGGAAAGGGTCATTTCTTGAACAGCCTCAGCCTGGTTTGCAGGACAGCTGCCAAAAGTTAGGAAACAGCCAGCCATCTCAGCAGATGGCACAGTTTAAACTGGTGCACCTCCAGGAAAAAGTGGCAATGGTTTCCAAAAGCTCTTTTCCTTTAGGATAGGTGCGTGCAGACCTTTGAGTTGCTGGGGCTGGCTAGCACGTAACATGTATAATGATTCAATTTTGTTATGTTCTTTTTTACAGGAGAGCCCCCCCTGAGACAGGGCTCCTGGTAGGACAAGGaatccttgtttttctgtgcTGGACAAGTGCAAAGCACTACTGTACACAGATTGTACAGATCTTTCAGGCATTAATCCCAAGTCTTCCAGGCTTGGCCTGATTCTGCTACTAACCTTCATTGCTCTGTGCCTCTTTTCCTGCTGGGGTTCTGTCATCATGTTGGAATAAAGTCCTTGGAAAATGGACTGTTTCTAATCACGATCAGCACTTCTATGGTATTGCAGGTCTGATTTAAGGAgacatcttttaaatacaaaaaagaatCGCTAGTAAAGGATCAAATACTCTCCAGGAGGTAGATAAAGCCATGACTAAAGTGTGAACATGGCAGAGATTAATTCAAATGGCCTGTTTTGACTGGAAGTTTTAAAGGTCAGACAAAAAGGAGGACAGATGTTTGATGAAGGTTGACCTCAAGGGTTGGTTCTAAGAAACCTCTTAAAAGCAACAACTATGGAACCAAAAGATGCACCGTCTAAACCTATTCAAGCATTTCAAAGCCCACTCACAAGATACAGTGCTTAAAAAGTTGATGGTGCCTTTTAAAACcacaaagtttttctttttcagacagCAATCTAAAAATAGAACTTTAGCTCAGCCTAACATGCTAAATACATGAGTTGAGATCACTTTCTGGTGGTTGAGGATGGGCTTTAGGATGACTGAGGCCCAGGAATATTTATAACCATTGCTGGATCGTGGGGCCTGTCGGTCAGTGCAGAAGTGTCCTCTGGTGACAGCAGCATTCAcgagctgtgccaggactgcagagcccagcatgTGACTGATGGTGGGATCTGCACAGGAATGCTCATGAAAAGCAACTATGAAGCCCCACGCTGCCCAGTGTCAAATGCAGAACTGCCatccaaaccccaaacattttAACATCCTGGCTCCCATTTCTGCCATTCTGAACACAGAATTCACAGCAGATgagccacagcactgcctgtcTCTTCAAAGTCCTTTCCTCTCCAAGCTAATTTTATCTGTAGAGCGCTCGAAAGAGAAAAATTGGAAAGCACGTAGATTATAATACACATTCTTATAGGACTGTTACCCTAGGAACTATCAATATAAATCCTAAATATATTGGTAAGACAAGACTATCAAATTGGCAAAGCTGAAGTTGGACTGTGTGCTATCCTAGCAGAGCAAGGTAATCCTTGTAGAGGATTCCTTCCAACCCTGTAACAGGGAAATTCTGGGACAAGCATGCCCTCCACATGGCATGGTTAAACTGGGCAGCATGAGCACCAGAATAACCCCAGACCACGATGCTGTGACACAGTGctggtgcagcagctctgtgttatTCAAATAAAGACCCTTTCTTTCATGGTTCTTTGAAATCAATCTAAGGAAAGAGACGAACAACAGCAGAGAAGACAGAAGTGAAAGCTGATCTTGCATGGCGATCGGCCAGCGTTTTGGAGAGTATGCTGTCATGTAACATCCTTGTAGGAAACTTGGCCCAATCAAACATTTCTCTCATCAAAAGCGAGTGACCTGAACAGCTGGATAAACGTTGTGAGCAAGCAGGGAGGCTCAGGCAGAATGCTGGAGCTTTGCTGCCTTCTCCCCCCTCTGGCAAAGGCTGCAGGACATGGTGTGGGCTGAGCACCTCCAGCCTGGCCGGCTGCTGCGTACCCAGAGCCACTCACAGGGCAGCCGCTGATACAGCCCTGTCTTTGCAGACCCAGGaacacttttttcccttctttcacctctaaaaaaatttaaaggttGAGTTGcaccttaaaaatatatatttaaaataaattcagcagTTTTCCAGGAAAGAAGCACTACAAACCCAGGAACTGATATATTAcggtaaaaaaacaaacctaaagTTTTTCTCAGTGCACTTTTTGGAAAACACATGCAATCTGTGGCTTTCTGCCCCAAGAACGTTTCAGGTGTAGCTTGTATTGATGTGCATTTTAATGCAGTCCAAAAAATGCCTTCCAATACCTGAAGGGAGCTCACAAGAAAGCTAGAGGctctttttacaagggcatggagtgacaggacaagggagaatggcttccCGCTACCAGAGAGCGGGTTTAGATTATgtaagaggaagaaattcttcactgtgaggttggtgaggcactgggacaggttgTCCAGAAAAGTtgtggcagtgttcaaggccataTTGGATGGGTCTGTGAGCAACCTGGTCAaatagaaggtgtccctgcctatggcagcagggttggaacaagatgattttttgaggtcccttctaacccaagcCATTCTCTTAAGTTCTAGGATTCATGAATGTTAACCATTGTTTTAATAGTCAGTGACTTAGAGCagttaaaaatcccaaactttgCCTAAGTATATACAAATACATCCACAAATACACAAACGTGTTTTAGAGATGGAGCTACATCAGCATCCCTATTGGGAAACAAGGTAATCAGTTTATTTACCTGCATTTATAATTCTGATTTGCAGCACaaattattttaccttttgCATCCGTCTTCATCCAGATATCATCTTCAAACCCGAGTGCCCTGAAATGGGAAGTGTTCTTATTGGTGATAATTGGAGATGAGGAGTTTTTACACAGGCCTGATACTGGACATATACTCAATTGAGCACTTCAAAGGCAAGCTTTTAATTGCACTGCCTAAGGAAGCACCAAATTAAGGGAAGTGGGTAGCTGATgaagggcaggaggaagaaTGCATCACTTGGTAGCAGGCTGAGAAATCTCAGAGTATGCCCTTGCAGCAGGCTGGGTaaagcaccaggagcagccctgcagaactAGACTATGTCACTGTTGGGAAGATCAAGGCACTTGAGCAGTGCAAGGGAAAGATCTCTCAGAGTTACAGCCAAATGCTGTACAAGAAACTTCCTGCAGTTGTCTGGACACTGGCAACTTCTTTAGAGTGAGAAGGCTTTTTGAGGGCAGAAATAGTCCTTGCTAGCCTCAAGAAGTGTTATCTAGAATCACTGTGATCAGTTACAACAGGGATCCCCAATAGGTAACGTGACCTGCGTTAGATGTTATTTATTGAATACAAACAGATAAAACTTGGAAGAGAAAGATCACTGCAGGGTAAGGGTTAACTCAGTGGTTACATCAATGATTCATAGACCACAAATGTAATCTCCTAAATCCTAAAGCACCAGATTACCAGTGCAGCACAAACATGGTGCTGGGTAGGACTCTGGCACGGTCTGCTGTCCCCAGAGACCTGCTCCCTGCACATGTCCATGGAAGGCTCTTCACTTCTGCACTGTGACagatgcagggacagctggtTCTGGGGCAGCTGGTGACTGCAGTGGGGCTGTTCAGGGTCTGCCTCCCTGGAACTATATATGTACATTCAAACTGGTTTTCAGCTGCTACGTACTGGTTTCTAATGCCCCTATTTGCTAAGATTATGctaagataatattttttttattgttaataCTAGTTTAAGTGCTCTGTGCTAAGTCCTTAAAACCTCACCCTCCACAAAAGAGGCATCCAGTAGTGGGTGCTGGGGCACTGGCCCCAACTCATACCCCTCACAAAGAAGAGTGCTAGCTCACATCTATCATGGGCTGCCACACCAAAGCAACACAAGCTTTCCAGCATTGTTACAGACTTCCAGAAATCAGACTTCCAGCAGGTGAATCTGACACTGGATATGCCAGTCAAGGTCATCACCTGCCTCCTAATACAGGTGAAGGGACTTGATACAACAAGTCCTAGCTACGCTGGTGTTGACACCTAAACAGCCAATATCAGC is part of the Molothrus aeneus isolate 106 chromosome 6, BPBGC_Maene_1.0, whole genome shotgun sequence genome and harbors:
- the CFL2 gene encoding cofilin-2 isoform X1; this translates as MASGVTVNDEVIKVFNDMKVRKSSTPEEIKKRKKAVLFCLSDDKKQIIVEEAKQILVGDIGDTVEDPYTAFVKLLPLNDCRYALYDATYETKESKKEDLVFIFWAPESAPLKSKMIYASSKDAIKKKFTGIKHEWQVNGLDDIKDRSTLGEKLGGNVVVSLEGKPL
- the CFL2 gene encoding cofilin-2 isoform X2, whose amino-acid sequence is MKVRKSSTPEEIKKRKKAVLFCLSDDKKQIIVEEAKQILVGDIGDTVEDPYTAFVKLLPLNDCRYALYDATYETKESKKEDLVFIFWAPESAPLKSKMIYASSKDAIKKKFTGIKHEWQVNGLDDIKDRSTLGEKLGGNVVVSLEGKPL